The window GGTACGGCCGCGTCCGGTGAGCTGCCCACCGAATCGGCGTACGGCGAGACCGAACCCGGCCCGGACGGGATCCGGTTCGCTCCCGGCGGCTTCGCCGAGTTCATCGTCGGCGACCGGGCCTGTGAGGTCCAGGTCGTCGCCCCCGACGCCGACCGGGACGTCACCGTCGAGCTGATCGGTCTGATCAGGAACCGGATGTCGACCGCAGGCACCTCGACCGGACTGCCGTCCGGCTTCCCGGACGACAGCGCCGTGACCGGCCAGGCTCCACCAGCGAGCACGGAGACCGAGCCGCCTGCCGCGCCGGCTCTGATCAACGCCTGTGACCTGGTGACCCAGCAGGAGGCGGAGCAGCTGGCCGGCACACCGCTCGACGCGCCCCGACAGGTCGAGGCGACCTGCACGTTCACGTCGCCACCGTCCGGGCCGACCGCTCAGGTGGAGGTCTTCGTCGGACCCGGCGCAAAGAAGATCCTCGACATCAACCGGGAGCTCGGGCATGAGTTTCGTGAGCTGCGCGGCGTCGGCGACGAGGCCTACGCCGAAGACAACAACGTGTACGTCCACACGTCCGGCCAGTGGGTCTCGATCCGGTTGGTGCTGCTCAACGATCCCGCCGAGAACCGGCAGCCGCTCGAAGACCTCGCCCGCGTCGTCGCCGGTCGGCTCTGAACCCCGTCCATCATCCACCGTCATCGGCTCACCCGAAGGGTGTCGGTCATGGGATCCCGTTTCACCAACTCCCGGCGACTGATCGGGTCGGCCGTCGCCGTACTCCTGGCGGTGTCGGCCTGCGGCGGCGCGGGCCCGGCGGACGGGGCGCAGCCGGACGCGGCGTCGCCGGTGAGTGCCGGGGCCGAGCAGCGGTACGGTGCCGCACCGACCCCGCACCCGGACGTCACCTACCAACCGGACGTGGTGTTCGTCGGCGGCGGCGCGGACGCCGTCCGCTCGGTCGCCGCTGACACCTTCACCTGGCGTATCGACCCGGCCGCGAAGAACGCCGACCGGCTCACCCCCGGCAAGGTCATGTTCCTCACCGGGCGGGCGGTGGGCCGGGTGGTCGACGTCCGACGCGACGGCGACGACCTGGCCGTGGCCCTCGGCCCGGTGGACATCACCGAGGTGATCCGGGACGGCACGTTCACCAGTGCCGAACCGGTCCCGTTGACGGCTGCGGTCCCGATGCCGGACGCGGCGGCCAACTGGGCGGAGTCCGGCGACGACAGTGGCGGCGTCGGAGGTGGCGGTGGCGGTGGCGGTGGCACGGTGTCGGCGGCCGCCAAGGTCGGCAAGCTGGCCGCCACGCCGATCTGCTGCTCCGACGGGGTCGGCGCCAAGTTCACCTACGACAGCAACGGAGTGCGCCTGCTCGGCAAGGTCCTGCTCAAGATGACCGCGCCGACCGCCGGCTTCCACCTGGAGATCCGGGGAGCGACGGTGACCCGGGCCGAGTTCATGGTCAACGGGGCCGCCGCGCTGCGGGTGGAGATCGAAGCGACGACGTCGACCGGCCGCAACATCGACCCGCGCATCCTGATCCCGGTCGACTTCAGCGTCCCCATCGGCGAGGTGCTGGGCGTGCCGTTCTCCGCGACGGTGACCCAGGTCATCGGGGTGAACACGGCGTTCGGTGCCAAGGACGGCAACATCAGTGCCACCGGCGAGTGGTCGCTGAGCCAGTCGATCGGCTTCGGCTACGCCAACGGCTCGTTCGGCGTACGGGCACCGAACTCGATCAGCGTCGACCAGAGCCTGATCGACTCGATCTCCGGCATCTCGGTCGGCGTCAACGGCGTGTGGCTCGACTACCACGCCAAGTTCCACGTCGGGCTCGGCGCGCTCGGCTTCATCGCCGGGCTGTACTTCGAGTTGACCCTCACCCTCGGAATGACCATCGGCTCCGCACTCGGCGCGCCGATCGCACTGTGCCGCAGCGCCCAGCTCGGCCTCTGGGCGTCGTACGGCGTCGGCTACACCATCCCGGCCGGTCTGGCCGCGGTGATCAACACGTTTCTGCAGCTCTTCAACGCAAAACCAATTCCGAAGGAAGGCGGCGTCGGCGACACGAAGAACCTCTACGACAAGTATGTGGTGAACCCTCCGGATGTGCCGATCTGTCGAGACTGATTGATACCCTTGGGCTGTGTCGGCCACCGTGGATCCACCGCCGCCGCGCACAGATCCGTCCACGCCCCGGCAGAAGATCAACTGGGTCGACCGTCTCATTCAGGCGGCAGCCATCGCCGGGTCGGTCGCCGGTGTCGCGTCCTTCTTCACCGAGCATCCGACGGCGGGGCTGCGGCTCATCGCGGGCAGTCTGCTCGTCGGCGGGGTCGCGCTCGCTTTCAGATGGCGTACGGCCGGTGGCCCTCGCTTTGGTTTCCTCAGCGCGCTGGTGCTGGCGCTGATCGGGGCGGGCATCGTCGGTTGGTCGGCGCGGTCGGGCGCGGCACCGGAGGCCGGCGCGCCGGCACCGAGCCCGACCAGGACCACTGCGTCGAGTTCGTCGGGTTCGTCGCCAACCACTGCCGGGCCGGATCCCGCGACCGGCGGCACATCGGTGACGGTGCACCGGGCAGAAACCGTCGTCCCCCTCTCCGCGAGAACGGAGATCGACCTCGACTCACTCGCGCCGGACTGGGACGTCGCGGGCTACGACGAGACGGGCCGGGCCGATGTTCGGTTCAGCACCATCGGCCTCGAAGCGATCAACAACGCCGAGCTACGGGAAGCCGCAGGTGACGGCCCGGAGCTCTGCCAGCAGGCGACGGCGCAGTACCAACTGACGCTCGACGAGGACCTGCCCGAGACCAGGTACACCTGCGCGATCACCAACGAAGACCGCTTCGCCTCGGTGCGGTTCAACCGCGAAGACGTCCGGATGGGATACACCGTATTCAGCTCGATCAACCTGACGATCACGGTCTACAACCGCGCCGCCTGACCACCGTCCGACCCGGCCGCCGGGCAGAGTTACGACCCGTCGTGCCGGGGCAGACGATAAAGTCCATCACGTTGCACGAATATCTCCCGCCGCTCGGCGGCTTCGCCTGATTTGTCGATCACATAACCCGTGACCCAGAGCCAGCCCTCGTACGTCGGCTTGGGGTCCACCGAGATGACCCGGAACCGCAGTCTGCGCTCACCAGCGAACTGCACGCTGGCCTCACCGCCGACCACCAGCACGTCACCCGGCCTCGGCTCGGACGTGCGGAGCAGCCGACTACCCGCCACGCCGATCCGCCAACGGGTATGTCGTACGCCCGCAGTCCGGGCACCATCGCGACTTCACCTTGAACGACCACAGCCCGGCGCAGAAGCCCAGCAACGCCGCACTGAACAGCGCCCCGATGTCCCACATCGTTCCGTCCCTTTCAAAGATGACGATTCCAAAGCAGTCACGCGTCGTCGAGTGACACGGGCTCACCGCCGTTGGCCTGCCACCGGGCAAGGATCTCGGCGACGATCCGGCGGGCACCGGCCTCACCGTGCTCGGCCTTCAAGTCCTCGAAGCTCCACCGCAGCGTGAGAGCCATCTCGGCCGCTTCATCGGTTTCGCACTCTCGGGTGACACCGGCGTCGACGTCGGCGGCGTTCGGACCCGACTCGCCAGCACGGTCGTCCACCAGGATCACAACCCTGCCGGTACGCGGTAGCCGACCAGCTGGCCGTAGGTCATCAGCGGACGCAGCGTCGGAGTGAGCATCGTCGGCTCGGACGACCAGCGATGCCCGCGGTTGCCGTCCAACCGCCGCTGCCTGGCCGCCGCACGCTCCCGGTCGAGCCGGGCCAGGCGCTTCGACGCCGCCGACCGCCCGTCCCGCCACTCCTGCCACCGCACCACCAGCTCACGAATCATCTCGACGATCACTGCTCTCTCTCCTTCTCAAGATCGTTTTCGTGTTACCTAATCGATCAAGCTCACGGCGCTACACCGCTAATGTCTCGCCCGGACAGCATCCATGACCGTCCACAGGCAACCTTGCAACTGTCAAGGTTCACGGGGTGCTGGTGCTTACGTTCAGCTTGTGAGAGTCGTCGCGCTGTCCGACGTCGCCGAGATGCTCGGCGGCGTATCGCGCACCCGCGCCACCGAGATCACCAACCGGGCGAGCTTCCCGGCACCGGTCGCGCTCGTCGCCTCCGGCCGCATGCGGATCTGGGACCGCGACGAGGTCGCCGAATGGATCCGCACCCACCGCCCAACCCAGCAGGAAGACTGATGTCTCATTCACCTTCGTGCTCCCTCGTACGGTGGCATCCGTTTACCAAACACCCGCAACAGGACGGAGTCCGCAAGAACAAACCGATACTCACGGCCGCTGGCGCAAGACGCGATAGCGGGGACGTCCGCCGAATACCATCTGCTGTCCGCAGACACCGGATCGGCTGGAGAGGGCGCTAACCTCGGACCATGAGCGACTATCTACAGGTGTCGACCGCAGTCGAGACACGTGATGCCGCAGTAGCCCTCGCCCGATCGGCGGTACGTGCTCGCCTGGCTGGGAACGCCCAGGTGATTGGCCCCGTGATCAGCGTCTTCTGGCATCTCGGCGACCAAGGCGAGGGTGAAGAGTGGCAGGTGCTACTCAACACCACGGCCGCCCGGTACGAAGCCTTGGAGCGCCACCTACTCGCGCACCATCCCTGGCAGAACCCGCAGATCACCGCTACCGCGATCGTGGCAGGATCAGCAGCGTGTCTGGAGTGGCTCCGAGGGTCGACTGGCGAGGCCGCGCCGGAGAGTTGAGGCCGAAGCTGTCTCGACCGGGCGACGCTACCGGCTCATCTCCGCCACTTGGCCATGCAGGTCCACGACACACGGGAGAGCCGCGTACGGATCCAGCCTCGACATGAATGAGTCGATCCGTTGAGCTGGGCGGATCGACCCGACTCCGGCCGCCAACCGCATTGCCTTGCCCGCCACGGAGCACGCCTGTTCCACCTCGTTGGCGTCGAGGTACGCGTCAGCGAGCCAGGTCAGATAGAGCGCCTTGTCACGGGCATGCGTGTCGCTGTACAGCGCCAGGACGTGCTCCAGCACCGATATCGCGCGCACCGGCCGGTGCAGCACCGACCAGCAGCGGCCAGTCATGATGTCGACCTCGACGTCATCCACCCAGTAGACCCAATCTGGCTCAGCCCGGTCACCGGCGGCGCTCAGCCACCGTGCGCCTGTATCGAGCTGCCGTTCCGCTTCTGCTGCCTGCCCTTGAAGGGCGTGAGTCCATGCCCGGCGGCAGTGCAGAAGGGTCAGGACCCTCGGAGTTGCGCCCTCTTTCGCTGTCTCGCACGCCGCGATAGCCAGATTCAAGCCGGACCGGCCGAGCGCGATCGCCTGGTAGGCAAGAAACGCTTGCGCGTTGCCGGCAAGCGCCGGGTTGTCCGCCTCCTGAGCAGCGGTCAGACTCGCCTGATACAGCCGCTCCGCGTCGCCGTGACGGCCCGCGTCGAACGCGGCCCAGCCAGCCAACTGCGCCTGCTCGGCCAGCACCGCCAACAACCGTCGATGGGTATCCTCGGCGTAACGTCCGTCCCGGATGAGCCGATCTGTAGAATCAAGCTCGGCGGCGTACATCTGGTACGTGTCCGCGCCGCCAAGGAAGTCGTCCAGACGACGCAACCGCGCGGTACGCTCCACCAATTGGTTCGGAAGGTCTGCACCGATCTGGCGGCCGTGATCCAGATAGGTATGCGGAAGCGCGGCAGCGAGACCAGCTCCAGCTACGAACTGGCGGCGACTGAGGGCCCTTTGAGGGCTCTTCGAAGTTAAGCGGGGTTGAGGTGTCCGCGGCTTTTCCGGGTGGTCGCGCAGCGGGTTCGTAGGCGTTGGTTGATCGGGTTGCGGAAGCCGTAGGCGTCGCGGGCGACGGTTTTGATGACTCGGTTGGTGCCTTCGGAGCCGGCGTTGGTGATGCCGGTGTGCAGGAACGCGAGGATCTGGGGCCACCAGATCTCGATCGTGGTCGCGAGGCGGGCGAGTTCGGGTAGACCGCTGTCGGCGCAGCGTTGGTAGAAGCGGTGCAGCAGTCGAGCGACGTTTTCCCGGTCCGGGTGGGTGCGGGCCAGGGCCAGCAGGTCGAGGAGGTCTTCCTTGGCGTTCCACGCGGCGAGGACCGGCACGCTGATGCCGGCGGGTAGCCCGGCGATCTCGTCGCAGAGCTTGTCGACGCGTTCCGCGCGCATCCGCTTCGCGGAGCGGGTCAGCCGGTTACGCAGGTCCCATTCGCGGTCACCGGCGCGGCCCCGGCGGCCCCGGACCTGCACGGTGACCCGGCGGCGGACCTCGTTGAGGGCCTGGTGGGCGAGTTGCACGACGTGGAAGTGATCGACGACGAGGATCGCGTGCGGCAGCGCCTCACGGACCGCGGACTTGAAGATCGTGCACATGTCGATCGCGACGTACCGGACCTGATCGCGCCACGTCTGGCTGCGGTGGCCGAGCCAGTCGATGACCACCTGGGCGGTGCGGCCCTCGACCTGGCCCAGTAGTCCCTGACCGCCGGACAGGTCACACATCCCGACGTGCCACCGGTCCACACTGCTCTGCCACGCCTGGCTGACCTGGTCGAAGACCCACTTCGGCCGGCCCCGGCGGGTCTCGTCGATCCCGAGGACCTCCACCGGTTCCGGTTCGTCGGGCAGCACCACGCCCGCGTGGGCGGTGAACGCCGCCGCGACCACCGGCCAGGACAGGTCATGGTCACGGGCGGACTGTACGACCGTGCGGGCGCCGTCGGCGACCGCCGCCCCGGCGGCCTGCCGCAACCGGGCGGTCACCCGATGCCGGGCTGGGACCTGCGCCACCTGCTCGGTGAACGTCCGGCGCCGACATCCGCCGTGGTCGCAATGCCAGCGGCGTTTACGCCACCGTAGCCGCGTCGCCCGGCCCGCCACGGGAAGGTCCCTCGGCCGGGTCGTCACCCAGTCCTTGACCCGCCGGGCCCGCACACCGCAGTCCGGGCAGCATTGTGCCTGCTCATCGGCGGTAGACAGAGCAACCACCGGGACACCGTCGGGGTCCAACCTGACCCGATCCACCACCAGGCCGTCCAGGCCCAGCAGCCGGGTCGTATCGTTGACCATGCTCGCAGCTCTCCGCTTGTG is drawn from Micromonospora sp. Llam0 and contains these coding sequences:
- a CDS encoding DUF3558 domain-containing protein, with amino-acid sequence MTVSIGGPGTAASGELPTESAYGETEPGPDGIRFAPGGFAEFIVGDRACEVQVVAPDADRDVTVELIGLIRNRMSTAGTSTGLPSGFPDDSAVTGQAPPASTETEPPAAPALINACDLVTQQEAEQLAGTPLDAPRQVEATCTFTSPPSGPTAQVEVFVGPGAKKILDINRELGHEFRELRGVGDEAYAEDNNVYVHTSGQWVSIRLVLLNDPAENRQPLEDLARVVAGRL
- a CDS encoding AlpA family transcriptional regulator, producing the protein MRVVALSDVAEMLGGVSRTRATEITNRASFPAPVALVASGRMRIWDRDEVAEWIRTHRPTQQED
- the cutA gene encoding divalent-cation tolerance protein CutA, encoding MSDYLQVSTAVETRDAAVALARSAVRARLAGNAQVIGPVISVFWHLGDQGEGEEWQVLLNTTAARYEALERHLLAHHPWQNPQITATAIVAGSAACLEWLRGSTGEAAPES
- a CDS encoding ISL3 family transposase, with product MVNDTTRLLGLDGLVVDRVRLDPDGVPVVALSTADEQAQCCPDCGVRARRVKDWVTTRPRDLPVAGRATRLRWRKRRWHCDHGGCRRRTFTEQVAQVPARHRVTARLRQAAGAAVADGARTVVQSARDHDLSWPVVAAAFTAHAGVVLPDEPEPVEVLGIDETRRGRPKWVFDQVSQAWQSSVDRWHVGMCDLSGGQGLLGQVEGRTAQVVIDWLGHRSQTWRDQVRYVAIDMCTIFKSAVREALPHAILVVDHFHVVQLAHQALNEVRRRVTVQVRGRRGRAGDREWDLRNRLTRSAKRMRAERVDKLCDEIAGLPAGISVPVLAAWNAKEDLLDLLALARTHPDRENVARLLHRFYQRCADSGLPELARLATTIEIWWPQILAFLHTGITNAGSEGTNRVIKTVARDAYGFRNPINQRLRTRCATTRKSRGHLNPA